TGGTAGCGGACGGGAGCTCACTCCATGGGCCGCCCCCGCTGCCCCCCACGTCGGCTGAGGAGGCCTCAGCAGCTTCAGCACTTAGCAGGCACCTGGTGCGTGCTAGAAGCCGTGGCAGACGGCAGACGCAGCCTCTGACTGTAGTGCCCACGTGAATGGGCATCTGGACAGGGGACAGGCCTGAGGCGTGATCAAGGGCGCAAAGCACCGCCTGGTATGGGCAGGTGTGAGCCGCAGCTGGTGCTGGGAGTTAGGGTGGACTGGGGAAGGTGGCCACCTCTCTTTCCTGCCAGGGTCACCCTGGGTCACCTCGTGCTGGGTGCCCACAGTGGGCAGGGAACAAAACGAAGAGACGCCACCTCCCCGCACCTCCCCCGGCCGGGCTCGAGCCACCTCCCCGGCTTCCAGAGCTCCAGCTCTGACCGGTGACCCTGCCTGGGCCTTGGGGGGGGACTGTGGGCGTTGAGCTGGGGTGCGGCAGAGCCGGGTGACCTTCCCCTTGCCCCCAGGAGCTGTTCAAGAAGGTGGTGCCCTACCACTGCCTGGGCTCCATCTGGTCCCAGCGGGACAAGAGGGGCAAGGAGCACCTGGCTCCCACCGTCCGTGCCACCGTCGCCCAGTTCAACAGCGTGGCCAACTGCGTCATCACCACCTGCCTCGGGGACCGGAGCGTGACGGCCCGCGCCAGGGCCAGGGTGGTGGAGCACTGGATCGAGGTGGCCAGGGTACGTGGCCGCCGAGGGCCCGGGGGAGCCCCTTCTGCCCCTGGGTTGATCTCATCCGACCCCAGGAGCACCTCCCGGGGCATCTGTCCCATCCGGGAGGGGGGGTTCCCCCCTAAGAGGGACTGAAGCTGGAGCAGGTGGGAGCTCGGCCCCCTCTCACAgcctggcccctccctcccaggagtGCCGGGTCCTCAAGAACTTTTCGTCCCTCTACGCCATCCTCTCTGCTCTGCAGAGCAACTCCATCCACCGGCTGAAGAAGACGTGGGAAGAAGTTTCCAGGTGGGCAGGCTCCTCCCTGGAGGAGCTCCAGGGTGGACCCGGGGCCTCCCACGGGGCTGGGTGCTGCCTGGAACCTGCCCAGAGACAGTGCATCCTGGGGGGCGGGGTCTCTCAGGCCCAGCAGTTCTGCCTCAGGACCTGGTCTCCTTGTCTGGCAGGTACTGGATTGAGCCACGTTGGGGATTTTCACGTGTCTGCTTCAACCACGCGACTCTGTGCACTTAAAATCAGAACTAGCCAAAACAGAGCCGCTCAGTAGACTGGGAATGGGGTTCCCCGGTGACCCACATGAGACCCACCCCTCTAGACCTACCAAGCCCTTAGGGTCCAGCGGAACTCTGTTTGGAAACCACCCATCCAGGAGGTTGGGGTCTCTGGGTCCTCAGATGTTTTcgccgccgccccccgccccaccgtgcgctcctttctccttccttcccccagggACAGCGTCCGCATCTTTCAGAAGCTGTCGGAGATTTTCTCAGATGAGAACAACTACTCCCTAAGCAGAGAGCTGCTCATCAAGGTGGAGCCCGGGGGCTTGGGGTGGACGGGCTTATGTTCCACTGAAAGTTTCTTCGAAAACTTCTCATGAGATCTCTCGGGTCTGTGGGCAGGTGGGGGGCAGTTTGGGAGACAGGAGGCCGTAGTACAGGGCTGGAGCAGGGCAGCTGGGCTGTTCCAGAGCTTTGGGCGGGGGAGGAGCACGATTAGGGTCTCCTGGGTCCTCACTGGTCCCGCACCCGGGCGCTCGGGGTGGATGAGGTCAAGGAGGAGGGTCTCTTCCTCCCCCAGAGCAGCCCAGCCTGTCTCCCAAAGCCAGGCCCTGCTGCTGTTCTGTCTGCACTCACCTCCGAGGGCCAGGCACCCCGCCTGCCCAGGGATGGTACTGCAGCGGCCGCCCAGCCGTCCTCCAAATGAGCAGACCCAGGAGGTAgatctgggggctgggggctcttccctctgcctcaggGCAGACACTGCAAAGGAATCCAGGGACTCTTCTCAGAGtctcaccacagggcctttgttGGCTGTGACAAATGCCCCAGATGGCTTGTGGCAAGTGCAGGGGGGGTGCTAATGCATTCACGCGGGTCCTTTCCCAGAAACTTTCATATAAAGAGGAAGCAAAGTGTTACCACCCAGTGCTCCCAGCAGCCCCAGCTCACCGTCTCAGAGGTGGCACCAAGGAGACCCCTCCTGAGTGGATGAAGGCAGAGCTCTGTGCAGGGGACATCCCGAGGGGCTCCGTGGGGATGTGAAGGCTTTGGCCCGGCAGACACCCTGCTCAGCCAGGCCCCCCTCCAGAGTCCCTGTCCCACTCTCGATGGCTCGCCCGGCTGGGGGCCGGCACACACCAGAGGCTCTGAGCCCAGGACCTGGTCCGTGGAGGGCGGGGGCGTGGGCAGCAGGGCCTCCTGCTCTCCTCTGAGTCCTTCTGAGGCTCATTCAGAGGCAAGGCGCTGcctgtctctgggcctcaatttcctcatctggagaGTGGGGGAATGCTGACCCCGGGGTGCCAACTTCACGGGGAGGCAGTGAGGTTCAAGGGGGAAGGGAAACCTGCGTGAGTTTTGTGCAGGACCTCCTACCCTCCTGCAGAGACGGGGGGTCGGGGGGAACAGCACAGCCACAGTGATGGAGGCGTGGCGCTGAGTCCTTGGAGACCCCGAGGGGCAGGTGTCCTCATCTGTACTTTCCAAGGAGGCCGGGCTGCTGGCCCACATTCCCACACCCCGTGAGCACCCAAGCAGGGGTGCAGATCTAGGAACAGAGTACGCTGGGGTGGCTGGAGCGTTTGCACCAGTGACCAGGGCCAAGGTCGGGTCTGCTGGTGGGTATTGGGGGGATGGGCAGAAGGCCTCACCGACCCTGTCCTCGGCCCTGCAGGAGGGGACCTCCAAGTTTGCCACCCTGGAGATGAACCCCAAGAGAGCCCAGAGGCGGCCGAAGGAGGTGGTGAGTGCGCCCaaggctgggagaggaggggccGCCCCGAGCCCCCGCTCCTGTAGCTGCGCTGCCTGACATGACCCTTAGACCGACCTCCGGGGCCTGGGGGCGCTGCGCCCTGACCAGCTGGTGTCGGGGAGCTAGTAGCCACCAGAGCAGGGGCCTGGAAGAGCTGGGCCCAGTGGGGatttgggagggggcaggggccagggaCCATGTATCTTGGGGATTTGCCAAGTGCCAGGCCTGGAAGGTGGCTAGAGGGAGTTTGGGTCCATGCATGCTGGGAGGGGACTTGGGAGCAATGGCTAAAGGTCCCCAGGCTGCTCCAAGTGGGAGGCCTGGGTGGGGCCGAGGGGTTTTCAGGGGAGGGGCCTTGCTCATCAGTCCACCATCCCCCGCCCCTGCCCAGTTATCACAGGGTGTCATCCAGGGCACCGTTCCCTACCTGGGCACGTTCCTCACAGACCTGGTGATGCTGGACACCGCAATGAAGGACTATCTGTATGTGAGTGAGCCCAGGgccggggtcggggtgggggtcCTGAGCCCCGAGCTCTCAGCAGAGGGTGCACCTCATCTTACGAGAGCCCCCTGGCCGTCCCTGTGTCCCGGGGACACCTGCCCATCTCAGCAGTGAGTGAACAGAGCTTGGTGCCCGGCTGGTGGGGCTCAGAACTGCAGGGGGTTTGACCCAGCAGGACGCAGCCCCTCCCTCAGGTGGCGGCCATGGGTGGAGAGGCTGGGCCCTCCAAGGTCGGGCACATGTGGCCAACCTGGCCTTCCTGCCCAAGGCCTCGGTCTCTCTAGCTGTTCTCAGACCCCTGAGCCTCGgcgcccccctcccacccctccctggcACTCCGGTCCCACCCAGGTCCAGGTGTGTGTGCTGTGCTGCCCCCTGGTGTGTGTTCTGGGTAGTGCAGCCTGGGACCCGGGAGGGGTGGTCATGGGCTAGGGGACACTTTCTGATGGACGCTGGCCGTGTGCTTTCCAGGGGAGGCTGATCAACTTcgagaagaggaggaaggtgaGCAGCCGCAGCCTCACGGGAAGGGGGCCCGTGTGGGGGGCGGGATCAGAGAGCCACCTGGCTAGAACTCCTGGCTCCGACCCTTCCCTTTTACATTTTTGGGGAGAGTTGGATACAGAGAGAGGGGGAGCCTCTCCCACGGGAGGATGGGGCAGGAGGTCGAATCAAGGACACCTTCCTGGAGGGGCTGTTTGAACCTGGCGGTGAGGACAGGGTGGGAAGTGGGGACCCAGAGGCTGGCACAGGCCTGGCCCACCCAGACCGTCAGCGTCCTGTCCTTCCCTCTGGCCCCAGGAATTCGAAGTGATCGCCCAGATCAAGCTGCTCCAGTCGGCCTGCAACAATTACAGCATCGCACCCGAAGAGCACTTTGGGGCCTGGTTCCGGGCTATGGAGCGGCTCAGCGAGGCTGACAGGTGAGTCCGGGCAGGAGCTGGGGGGGCACACGTGGGCTGTCTCTGGGCAGCTCCAGAGAGCCTGTGACTTGGGATCCTGGGCAGCCTTGGATGCTGTCGCTGGTGACGGCCGGGCCCCTGGCCTCTAGCTGCCGGGCAGGCACCGGGAGGGAGACCCGAGTGCGGCTCCTCACAGCCGCCACTTTGTCCTGTAGCTACACCTTGTCGTGTGAGTTGGAGCCCCCTTCCGAGTCGGCCAGCAACACCCTCAAGGTCAAGAAGAACACGGCCATCGTCAAGCGCTGGAGCGAGTTGAGTGGCCGGGTGGGCAGGGGCGCTCCCTCGGGGCTCAGGGAAGCTTCGGGCTGAGAGTGGGCTCAGGAGTCAGGCAGCTGGCactgggatcccagctcccccgCCGACAGCCCTGTGACTGGGCCACTTGCTCCACCCCTCCGGGCCTCAGTTTTTTCTCCCTGTGAAATGGGGTGATGCTAAATGATCTGTCGGACGCTGGAGCCAATGGGGTGATTGCCTGAGCACTCGGCCCagagtgcaggggacaggggtgggCTGTGTCCCAGGAGAGGCCTCCCCCAAGTCAGCCAGCCCTTCCATTGCAGCCGCCAGGCCCCCAGCACGGAGCTCAGTACCAGCAGCAGCTGCCACTCCAAGTCCTGTGACCAGCTCAGGTGCGGCCCCTACCTCAGCAGCGGGGACATCGCCGACGCACTCAGTGTCCACTCGGCCGGCTCCTCCAGCTCCGATGTGGAGGAGATCAACGTGAGCTTTGTCCCAGAGTCCCCTGACGGCCAGGAGAAGAAGGTgactgccccaccccctccctggcaGCCCTTCTCAGCCCTTCCTAGGGCCCGAGTTCCCCGCTCCACGCTAGAAGCCCCCAGAGCTGGACAGTGGCCCGGGGCCTCTGCTGACCGTGCCGTCCCCCGCAGTTCTGGGAGTCCACCTCCCAGTCGTCCCCGGAGACCTCCGGCATCAGCTCGGCCTCCAGCagcacctcctcctcctcagcctccaCCACGCCCGTGGCCACCGCGCGCACCCACAAGCGCTCCGTGTCGGGGGTCTGCAGCTGCAGCTCCGCGCTGCCCCTCTACAACCAGCAGGTGGGCGACTGCTGCATCATCCGGGTGAGCCTGGACGTGGACAATGGCAACATGTACAAGAGCATCCTGGTGAGCCGGGCGGGCGTCCCCACGGGCCCCTCGCTCTGCCGGGCAGCAAATCCGTATTGAACACCGTGGACCATCCCTGCTCTCCCAGAACTGGTCTCCTAGTGGGTTGGGAAGGACAGAGGGTCAAGCagaaaaaggaatcaaagcaGCTAGTGTGTCGATGGTGATCAGTGCCGGGGCGGTGGACTAGGGGTTTACACCAGCAGTGGGGCAGGACCTCACCGATGAAGGGCCCGAGTGTAGCGGCGGGGGGAAGGGAGCAGCCTGCAGCCTCCCAAGACGGGAGTGCGCCTGGGGCTTGGAGGAGCGGCTGGAGGTCCGCAGCGAAGGAGCGGGGGTCGGGTGAAGAGTAGGGGTCAGGAGAGCAGGACAGCGTCGGGGGCCTGGATCTCGTGGGAGACAGGAGCGCTGTTAGTTGGAGCGGAGGAGGGGCAGCGGTGACTTTCGGCCTCTCCGTGGGCGCTGGGCTGGTGCCGACAGATGCAGGGCGGCCAGTTAGGAGGCGGCTGCTGCAATCCAGGGGGGATAGCAGTGGCTGCACCAGGCTGGTGGCCGTGGAGGTGGCCGGCAGTGTCAGACACCGGGGATAGTTGGAGGTGTTGAGATCTCGCCAGCGGGAGTTGCCTGCAAACACTGTGTATGTTGAgggggggttgggggttgggggttggggggactcCTCTCATCTTCCAGAACTCAGGCTACCAATGAGCCATTTGCACCCCCAGaatcctcccccatcctcccacaCTGGGTCAGATGCCCCGTTAACGCCGTCACCTGTGTCACCCCGAGTCTGAGGCCCGCCTGTGCTCTGGCCCTTGGGGTCGAGACAGCAGGGGTCGGCCTGCACGCGCTTTCAGCCACTGCAGGCCTGGCATGTAGGCGGCCACTGGGCATCCAGCCAGctcctcctctctcacctccAGGGCTGGGACTAGATGCCTTCTGTACCCGGGTGCGATGATACCGTTGTCCTGGCTGGGCAGGGTCAAGGGGAACGGTTAAGAGGAGCAGCCCCGGGGGCAGGCAGTTACCCTGGGTGGTGTTGGGAGGAGGCGGCAGGCTTGCAGGAGTTGGGGGGGTAAGTGATTGGGGTACATGGAGGCCTCCCCGGAGGGGCAGGAGAAGGAGGCGCAACCCCCCTGGACCCAGCATCCGGTCAGAGGTTGTGCGCCCCTGTGCGCACAGTGCCGAGGCCGCTCTGAGGGCCCTGGGCTGCTGCACCCTGGACCCTCAAGCTACACCAGACCCTTGCCCTGATGGCCTGTCCCCTACCCTGTCCAGGTGACCAGCCAAGACAAGGCTCCAGCTGTAATCCGCAAAGCCATGGACAAACACAACCTGGATGCGGATGAGCCAGAAGACTACGAGCTGGTGCAGGTTATTTCGGATGATCGAAGTAAGTCAGGGCCGGTCAGGTGGGCGGTGGGGCCGGGGGGCAGGGGAGCACGGTGCCCCAGGCCCATCACCCCAGAAGACGTGCCACCGGGGTGGGCGTGGGCTTTGTCCACACACAGACCTGCCTAGGGGCAGCTCTGGATGCCCCCAGTGTCTCCTCACTGGCCCCTGGTGGCTGCGGGGCCCTTGTCCCATGCCCTTCCCTGGCCGTGAACAGTCAGTGGGAGACCTCGTTCAGTGGTAGCATCgtagaggaggggagagaaaaggcTTTTCTCCTGGGGCCAGGCAGCCAGATGGCCGAGCCCACAGGCCGTACAAAAGGGTGTTTTCTGGCTAAGATGGGAAATGTGTGCTTCAGAAAGGATCATGACTGCCGTGGAGTAAAGCATCGAATTTGTGAAAATCCATGAACGTATGACACTGTCTTAGTCCgttctggctgctataacaaaataacacCACTGGTGTTATTTGGTGGCTtccaaatgacagaaatttatttctcatggttctggagctagaagtccaagatcagggtgccagcatggtcaggttctggtgaaggccctcttctgggttgccgGCGGCTGACTTCTCACTGTGAACCCAAATGGTGGAAGGGCgtggggagctctctggggtccctttcaTAAGGGCACGAATCCCATTCgtggggctccaccctcatgacctaatggcctcccaaaggcctcacctcctaatcccatcacactgggggttaggatttcaacgaATTTAGAGAGGACACAAACTTTCAGCCCATAGTAGATACTAAACACAGAGGCTACTAGGGAGCAGCTGGGTATTCTAAAAACTGGGAAAGGGAAAGGATCAAGAACAAGCACAGACTTGGAACCAGACAGCTACAGCTTGTAGACCTCGGGCAAATTCCTTAAGTCCTCTGTGCCTGTTTTCCCATCCCCGCAATGGAGATAAAATAGGTAGTGAGTTGATCCATATATACATGACTTATATGctcatgtgtgtacgtgtgccaTAGATGTGCCATAACTGCAAAGATTATCATCACTCTTTCCTTTCTCATGAGCTGATCCCGCATTCACAGCCATTACCCAGACAGTTAGCAATGACCCGCCACGATCCCTAGAAGTTGTTTTCTAAATCCTCTCTTACCTTGTTGCACCATTTTGGTGAGGTAAGCAAGGCAGGTGGGACCCCCATCTTACAGAAAAGGAAGACTGAGACCTAGACAGGTTAAGGATCCCTAGAAGTTGTTTTCTAAATCCTCTCTTACCTTGTTGCACCATTTTGGTGAGGTAAGCAAGGCAGGTGGGACCCCCATCCTACAGAAAAGGAAGACTGAGACTTAGACAGGTTAAGGACCAGAGTAAGAGCCACACGATGGAGCCCAGAGTACACATGTTCTAGCCCAGCAGTGGAGAATAGCAGGTTCAAGGCCAGAGGAGAGGATGGGAAACAGAGCCAAGAGCAAGTACCTGCTGGGAGCCTGGCACCCTTTGAAACCCtatgcaggaggcctggggcaaAGCCCGCCCTTCACTTGGCCCCAGAGCCCTTGTCCTGAGTTGTGCAGGATTCCGGGGAGGTGGTCTAGGTTCTAGAAAGCTTATTGCAGCTGGAGCTCCTGATCAGTGAAGGCAGCAGGGGGCAGGATGGGATGACCCTTTACCAGCTGCAGACTGCGGTGGGGCTTTCTGGAGTTggagtcctttttatttttatttttatttttattttatttttatttttggctgtgtcaggtcttcgttgctgtgcacaggctttctgtagttgtggcgagcgggtgctactctttgttgtggtgcgcgggcttctcattgtggtggcttctcttgttgcagagcgcgggctctaggtgtgcgggcttcagtagttgtggcacgcagactcagtagttgtagtgcatgggcttagtagttgtggcgcgcaggctctagggtatgcgggcttcagtagttgtggcgcatgggcttagttgttccatggcacgtgggatcttcccggaccagggatggaacccgtgtcccctgcgttggcaggcggattcttaaccacagcaccaccagggaagtccccagagtccttttttttttgaattccttttttctttttttttttaaattaattatttatttatttatttttggccgcgttgggtcttcgttgctgtgcgcgagctttctctagttgcggcaagtgggggctactcttcgttgcggtgcgcgggcttctcattgcggtgccttctctttttgcagagcatgggctctaagcgtgcagacttcagtagctgtggcacatgggctcagtagttgtggctcgcgggctctagagcgcaggctcagtagttgtggcacatgggcttagttgctccgcagcatgtgggatcttcccagaccaaggatcaaacccgtgtctcctgcattggcaggtggattcttaaccactgtgccaccagggaagtccctcagtgccTCAGCAGAGTCTGTCCCAGGCAGGTGTCATTAAGAGGGGTCCTTGGTGGTCCTGGAGTTGCATTGAGGGGTCTCAGGTCTCCGGATCAGGCCTGCCCTCCTGGGGGCTCTCAAGTGGTGGGGTGTCCAGTGGGGCCCCCATAAGCACAGCtgaccctctgcccctccccgacCAGAGCTGAAGATCCCTGACAACGCCAATGTGTTCTACGCCATGAACTCTACTGCCAACTATGACTTTGTCCTAAAGAAACGGACCTTCACCAAGGGGGCAAAGGTCAGGCATGGAGCCAGCTCTACCCTCCCCCGCATGAAGCAGAAGGGACTCAAGATTGCCAAGGGCATCTTCTAACTCGTCCCTAGCTGGCCAGCCACAGAGCTGCCCTTTCCAGGGTCTAGCTGGCTGGGCAACTAAGCACTTACAGACTGCAGTGGCTCAGGCCAGGTGGGCAGCTGTGCCCAACCTGCCAGCCCAGGCCACCCCCGGACTCCAGTTTCACCCTGAACCTCTCCTGCTGCCGGGATTGATGCCTGCCAGTCGATGGGCTGACCTGGCCTCCCGTGGACCACTCGCTGCCTTAGGTGCCTTCTGCCCTCTGGAACCAGAGGACTAGCTGACTTGTGCCAAGGAGCACTGCCAATGGGCACGGAGCCCTGCATGCCGCCGGGCACTGTCCTCCGTATACTTCCCTTACACCTTGCCAGGTGTGGGCCACTGCCACCTGTGCCCATGGGCACCCCAGGGCATCACTCATCCACCGGGTCTGACCACTGCAGTTCTCTCCTCCCACCATTGTGGCCTTCCTCAGGCTGCACCAAAGATCCCATCATCAGGGccaactgaaagtgagggagtCTCGCCCACTGCCCACTCCAGCCCTCCCCTGGCAGAGGAGAGAGACACCCCCTTCACGGACCACACTCTTAACCGGTGAGTGAGGACGGTCTCGGCCAAGTCCCACTGATGTCAGATTTCATGACACTGCAAGTGCCATTCACCACTGCATCCTGGGCTTTACGAGACCACACGAGACGGGGATTGGTGGGAAAGGAGGGtttcggggggaggggagggggattgaatatttgtataaaaggtgaaaaaaaatgtttaccagTTGGGGAGGGGCAATATTTATTTGTTGTAAATAGCAAATGCTAGACttgaatattatattaaaatcctGTTTCTACTATAGCCTGGGAGTTGTGGTATTGTTCTTTCATTGCCTGTGCTCATTGAAGTGAGATACAGACTCTCACATTCCATGTTCAAATAGGAAATCTTGCAGGGTTATTGGTTTATTTTACGCAGGAAATAAAGAAGGGCAGGAAAAGCAAGAAGGGCCAGCCACACTTCTCTGGCTCACTTAAGGAAACGGAGACGTCCACCTTTCACAGAGCACATGTTCACTTCAGTATCGTTAAACTGGGCCATGAGCTGAGACAGCCCCTCAGAACCCCTGGTATTTGAATTTGGAAGTGCTTTCACACGGCATAGCAGCAACCTATGAAATtccagtgtttttaaaaacaacatttttgggacttccctggtggttaagactctgcgctcccaatgcagggggcccgggttcgatccctgggcaagaaactggatcccacatgcatgccgcaactaagagtttacatgccacaactgaggagc
The window above is part of the Eubalaena glacialis isolate mEubGla1 chromosome 9, mEubGla1.1.hap2.+ XY, whole genome shotgun sequence genome. Proteins encoded here:
- the RALGDS gene encoding ral guanine nucleotide dissociation stimulator isoform X2, with the translated sequence MVQRMWAEAAGPAGGAEPLFPGSRRSRSVWDAVRLEVGGPDSCPVVLHSFTQLDPDLPRLESSTQEIGEELVNGVIYSISLRKVQVYHGANKGQRWLGYENESALNLYETCKVRTVKAGTLEKLVEHLVPAFQGSDLSYVTIFLCTYRAFTTTQRVLDLLFQRYGRCDALTASSRYGCILPYSSVNGGPQDQLKNAVSSILGTWLDQYSEDFCQPPDFPCLKQLVAYVQLNMPGSDLERRAHLLLAQLEHTELIKAEPEALSPALKPTPALEPVPAPALAPRPVPGPDLEPVPGPDLEPALAPTPAPAPELEPALSQTLELGPALAPEPSWPLPVAAENGLGEEKPHLLAFPPDLVAEQFTLMDAELFKKVVPYHCLGSIWSQRDKRGKEHLAPTVRATVAQFNSVANCVITTCLGDRSVTARARARVVEHWIEVARECRVLKNFSSLYAILSALQSNSIHRLKKTWEEVSRDSVRIFQKLSEIFSDENNYSLSRELLIKEGTSKFATLEMNPKRAQRRPKEVLSQGVIQGTVPYLGTFLTDLVMLDTAMKDYLYGRLINFEKRRKEFEVIAQIKLLQSACNNYSIAPEEHFGAWFRAMERLSEADSYTLSCELEPPSESASNTLKVKKNTAIVKRWSDRQAPSTELSTSSSCHSKSCDQLRCGPYLSSGDIADALSVHSAGSSSSDVEEINVSFVPESPDGQEKKFWESTSQSSPETSGISSASSSTSSSSASTTPVATARTHKRSVSGVCSCSSALPLYNQQVGDCCIIRVSLDVDNGNMYKSILVTSQDKAPAVIRKAMDKHNLDADEPEDYELVQVISDDRKLKIPDNANVFYAMNSTANYDFVLKKRTFTKGAKVRHGASSTLPRMKQKGLKIAKGIF